In the genome of Aptenodytes patagonicus chromosome 18, bAptPat1.pri.cur, whole genome shotgun sequence, one region contains:
- the SLC31A2 gene encoding protein SLC31A2, producing MQMSFYFSDTAVLLFDFWSIHTPTGMALSVLVILLLAMLYEAIKMGKAVLLRRALLALPRSLSRELLAEPEEGGTGPAQGRWFRYHIGQTLFHVVQVVLGYMVMLAVMSYNAWIFLGAIAGSTLGYFVVYPLLGRG from the exons ATGCAG ATGTCCTTCTACTTCTCGGACACGGCAGTGCTGCTCTTTGACTTCTGGAGCATCCACACCCCCACAG GGATGGCGCTCTCGGTGCTGGTGATCCTGCTGCTGGCGATGCTTTACGAAGCCATCAAGATGGGCAAGGCCGTGCTGCTGCGACGGGcgctgctggctctgccccgcAGCCTCAGCCGGGAGTTGCTGGCGGAGCCAGAGGAGGGGGGCACTGGCCCTGCGCAGGGCAG GTGGTTTCGGTACCACATCGGCCAGACGCTGTTCCACGTGGTGCAGGTGGTGCTGGGCTACATGGTGATGCTGGCCGTCATGTCCTACAACGCCTGGATCTTCCTCGGGGCCATCGCGGGCTCCACACTGGGCTATTTTGTGGTGTACCCCCTGCTCGGTCGGGGCTAG